A segment of the bacterium genome:
CTATATCCACAACTTCCTGATAGTAAATACCTGAAACAAAAAGGATAATATTTTGTGGGTCAACAATCAAAGTTCCTTCTATATCAAGAAGTCCTGTTAGATAGAATATATTGGAGGGACTTTTAATAAGGATAACAGGTATATTTTTTTTATCTAAGAGTTCTCTTACCCTTTCTATCCTTTTTTTATAGTTCATTCTATAAGGTTCTGGTATAAAAAGTGTAGGAGTGCTTTCTGGCAATGGAGACGATTCTCTGCCTGCTGGTAAACAATAGAGTGTTCACTGTCTATCACATCATCTGTTACCTCCCAGCCCCTGTGTGCAGGAAGACAGTGCATAAATATAAAATTCTTTTTTGCATCTTTGAGAAGGTTCTTGTTCACTTGATATCGTTCAAATATTCTCTTTCTTTCCCCTGTCTCTTTTTCATCGCCCATACTTACCCATGTATCAGTATATATCACATCTGCATCTGAAATAAACTTAAGAGGGTCTCTGTCAACTTTAACAAGTCCTCTATTCTTTACGATAGAAAGAATATTATCTGATGGTTGATAGTCATCAGGGGAAGCAACCATAATGTTAACACCGAGGATATCCGCTAAAATTATAAGAGAATTACAGACATTGTTTCCATCTCCTATATAAAGAATCTTTATTCCTTCAAGGGTTCCTTCTTTCTCATAGATAGTGAAGTAGTCAGATAATGCCTGACAGGGATGTAAAAAAT
Coding sequences within it:
- the argF gene encoding ornithine carbamoyltransferase, coding for MIKDFITGGELTEVDVYKIFDLTKWYKTSRKKESYSILKDRTIGLIFNKPSTRTRVSFELAIYELGGRAIYLAGNTIQTSRGETVKDTACVLSRYLDGLVIRTYEQEEVEEYAKWFSFPVINALTDFLHPCQALSDYFTIYEKEGTLEGIKILYIGDGNNVCNSLIILADILGVNIMVASPDDYQPSDNILSIVKNRGLVKVDRDPLKFISDADVIYTDTWVSMGDEKETGERKRIFERYQVNKNLLKDAKKNFIFMHCLPAHRGWEVTDDVIDSEHSIVYQQAENRLHCQKALLHFLYQNLIE